In uncultured Ilyobacter sp., a genomic segment contains:
- the malQ gene encoding 4-alpha-glucanotransferase yields MEFQRSSGIIMHISSLHGKYGIGDLGRPAYEFVDFIADAGQKLWQILPMGPTGYGDSPYQSFSAFAGNHYFIDMESLVEKGFLEESDLTSLIDGNIEESVDFGLIHREKMRLLRRAYDSYLQTEQWEEVEEFKKNSEYWIEDYCLFMALKKNFGFTQWQKWPKDFRYMKKSVIKETEMDLCYEMEFHLFLQYIFYEQWQKLKNYANSKDIKIIGDIPIFVASDSVDAWSKSKMFLFDKYKRPKKLSGAPPDMFSKDGQFWGNPLYDWNYMEKTGYRWWLERVKNSFNLYDTIRIDHFRGFESFWTVRYGKKTARKGRWEKGPGMKLFGKINRSLGELPIIAEDLGFLTPKVRELLRDSGYPGMKILEFAFDTNSENEYLPHRYPKNCVAYTGTHDNDTVIGWYRGLDDFYRGICDRYLKNMPEVESEEINWKCIEAIWSSRAVMTITQMQDVIGLGSEARMNFPATSWGNWKWRIKKEDLKKETALRLKKITEKYNR; encoded by the coding sequence ATGGAATTTCAGAGAAGCAGCGGGATAATAATGCATATAAGCTCTCTTCACGGAAAATACGGTATAGGGGATCTAGGAAGACCAGCCTATGAATTTGTGGATTTTATTGCAGATGCAGGTCAGAAGCTCTGGCAGATTCTTCCAATGGGACCAACTGGATATGGCGACTCTCCCTATCAGTCTTTCTCGGCCTTTGCAGGGAATCATTATTTTATAGATATGGAATCTCTTGTGGAAAAAGGATTTCTCGAGGAAAGTGATCTGACCTCTCTCATAGATGGAAATATAGAGGAAAGTGTCGATTTTGGACTGATACACCGAGAAAAGATGAGACTTTTGAGAAGGGCCTATGACAGTTATCTTCAGACAGAACAGTGGGAAGAGGTGGAGGAGTTTAAGAAAAATTCCGAATACTGGATAGAGGATTACTGCCTTTTTATGGCATTAAAGAAAAATTTTGGCTTTACACAGTGGCAAAAGTGGCCTAAAGATTTCAGATATATGAAAAAATCAGTCATAAAAGAGACAGAGATGGACCTTTGCTATGAGATGGAATTTCACCTTTTTCTTCAGTATATTTTTTATGAACAGTGGCAGAAACTTAAAAATTACGCCAATTCTAAAGATATAAAGATTATAGGGGATATTCCTATCTTTGTGGCTTCAGACAGCGTTGATGCGTGGTCTAAAAGCAAGATGTTTTTATTTGATAAATACAAAAGACCAAAAAAATTATCTGGAGCTCCCCCTGATATGTTCAGCAAAGACGGTCAGTTCTGGGGGAATCCCTTGTATGACTGGAATTATATGGAAAAAACAGGCTACAGATGGTGGCTAGAGAGAGTAAAAAACTCCTTTAATCTATACGATACAATAAGAATAGATCATTTCAGGGGTTTTGAGTCTTTCTGGACAGTGAGATACGGGAAAAAAACTGCCAGGAAAGGTCGATGGGAAAAGGGACCAGGCATGAAGTTGTTTGGAAAGATAAACAGAAGCTTAGGAGAGCTTCCTATAATAGCTGAAGATCTGGGATTTCTGACTCCTAAGGTGAGAGAACTTCTAAGGGACAGCGGATATCCAGGAATGAAAATACTGGAATTTGCCTTTGATACAAATAGTGAAAATGAATATCTTCCTCACAGATATCCGAAAAATTGTGTGGCCTATACTGGAACCCATGATAATGATACGGTTATAGGCTGGTACAGGGGACTTGATGATTTTTATAGAGGGATTTGCGACAGGTATCTAAAAAATATGCCTGAGGTAGAATCTGAGGAGATAAACTGGAAATGTATAGAGGCTATATGGAGCTCTAGGGCGGTTATGACCATAACCCAGATGCAGGATGTCATAGGACTTGGAAGTGAAGCCAGAATGAATTTTCCAGCTACTTCCTGGGGAAACTGGAAGTGGAGGATAAAAAAAGAGGACTTGAAAAAAGAGACGGCTCTTAGGTTAAAAAAAATAACTGAGAAATACAATCGATAA